A window of Nymphalis io chromosome 18, ilAglIoxx1.1, whole genome shotgun sequence genomic DNA:
acatttacatgtatatataattaatgtaaataaaatttaagtgtaaatttgtgatttcaaaataactgcctccttttaaattaatgttgttgTTTGCGAGTTAATATGCCTTTTTACTTAcaatacttataaagataattacacccagactcagaacaaacaagacatgttcatgcacacaaatgtctgtcctgggagTGAATCGTACCCACAACCTTCCGCGTGgaaggcaagtatctaacaaccacgccaaccggcctgtcAATTATAAAATCCTAATTAaccttgataaataataattgtatatttaactcAAGACACAATGTTAGTATCAATATTCCTTAATTGAAATGTTTATCAGCTTAATTAgtagtagaaataaataaaggcaGATACTTTTACTTGGTGGGCATCTtacaagcccatctgggtaccaTCCAttcctattatttattatgatattatgaaGATGAATGAGCCACTGCAATACCAGGCACAGGCGACATAACATCGCATTTGcgattggtgacgcattggcgatgtaagagatacCAAGACAGTGCCAATGTAGTAAGTCAATAtgagaagaattataaaaagaaatttttgGCTTGGAAAAGTGATTCTATCACGAGATGCTTCATTAATAGTTATCAAATATGTGATCATATCATCATACACATTTACTATATCATAGTAacgtatacaatatttttatgtcgTGTAAGGAAATCAATGAATACAAAGTCCATGCTTTTGTATCATCTACATTTACTTCTTCTATCGCGTAATGACTCTTGACTGGTTTATCGTTCTAATGGCTATATTATAAGGCCGTAGATCTATGATCGTAGGTCTACTGTGTCAAGTCCCGTGTCAGGCCAATAATTGGACACTTAAacagttttgattttataatccAAATTAGCAATAAATGGAATAAGTATCAACACACAATACACAGTTAACATACTTTACAAGattaaaactaaatacaaaataaaactttaaaagcaaTATATCTTCGAGACGCGTTGCTATTTCCAGAACAATCTCCGAGATACTAACGAAGACTCCAGagaaaactttaaaatgaagaaaaaaaaacattaaccgTATCGCGAGTTGTTAAGAGTTCGTGAAACGTGCGTCGCGTCGTCTAGTTCTCTTTGTTTTATCTCACTATACGACAACTCATCTCTTTCTTTTTATGTGTCCCTGGTACTTGTATACTCTTGTCGCTTCGAGCAAACGGAATGCATTCAGAGTTTTatgataagtttttaaattaaactgaaatatGGTAGATGTTCTCGTTTTAAAAGACACGAGACGAACTTAATCTACCATTAGAAAACATTGTCAAAAAAGAGGAccttttttgagaaggcttAGAAGTCTACGTCTATTAGTATTATTAGTCTATAactgtgaaaaatgtcctatcCTTAAAAGCTGGCCAATAagctgtataaaatattacacaaattataaataggacAGACAGAGATAGCAAAATAAACTAAAGTAATtgcgataaataatataatccgcATCAGCCGCGTCCTGCGCAAATAGCAAGTTCATGAGATCGAAGCTCGGTAGCTAAACCCGATAACAATACGAAGGCTTAAACTGAAAAGATTGATAGCCCTCTCAGCTCCGCGTGCCTACGTTTATTACTTGAGGTCAATGACCAAGAACAAAGaagaaaattaaacaataaatatattattatgtattgtaatGAGTTTGTTTAAGATAATCATACTAATTATTActcggtggtaggactttgtgcaagcccaacTGGTTAGGCATTacccacttattagatattctaccgcaaaatagtaatattaagtatttttgagGGTGATTGAGCTAATGTAACTAAAGACAAAAgtaacaaaacatcttagttcccaagattggtggtccATTGGTaatgtatggttaatatttcttacagtgcagatatctatgggcggtgttgaCCATTAAACATCATCAggtctatctattttataaatatataagaaaaacaaaaatgcaAGTAATTATATCAACAAAACCCTAATATCAGGATAGATCCTGCAGATGGCAAGGTTGGTATCAGTCATCCGTCAGTTGGAGATTGCAGAGGACATCGATCAGTGTCGAGATGGCGGTGACATACTTGTACGACCCATTAAAAGATAGAGGAGTTACTTTCAAGTTTGTATTTTCAGAAACaaagattaaataattacattcttTGAAAACGTGGATATTTTAGaatgtattttatcaaaaacgGAACAATAATAAAGGTGAATTTTTACCTTATATAtgatgtaaaaaattaaaaaaagttaagacCTAGATTCAAATACTCGcagtttatttacttttcatattttataaatgtttttttttttttgttattatacctttcggtattttatttgcaataatttaattattaagtagaAAGCTTTACTTttagtatgaaatatatatttgaatgctTAACATATTAATTCACTGACTgcctttttaaatgataatattacgTCAAAACTTCAAATTTAGAATTTCAAGAAATGAGAatgataaagtaatattataattaagtcatAGTTTTAcctatcaataatattaattttcacgTTAAAGAACTGTGATGAGGCGTGAGTGCGAGGCATAATAAACCATAAAGCATTATTTAGATGATAAATAAAGTGTGGAGGTAGGACAAATAATTACCCGTGTAATTTGACAGTCGGGAGAGAGTCACTCCTGAGTTTGAGTATAATCGTACTGTCTTCATTTACTGACTTGTTGGTggattttttaatagataaggCTTCCATATTTAACTCTCTTGTGACAAATCTATTTCatgttaaatagttattattcatattatttcaagtgtgtattttctttttatcgATCATTGtcctaaattttaataaatgtttaccaGTTTTATTACAGTATAGCTGGTTAGCTTTCCCTGACTAAGTACACATCTCTTAGGCGCTTATGAGcacttttgaaatataattttcaaggctatattttatgtaagtttACAGGTTCGGAATGATGAGTATACTGggaagaactggcaagaaactcagaagttactcttttccatcaatcaaaaaatataaaacgtaaatattaaaattaattattcagtgTGGCAAGTCGAAATCAAAATTCAAACTTTTTTATTCAGGTACTAGTAGCCATTTGTAAATCTCcaatttttacattacattttttttacatttacattacattaaataaaaactattaatactACTTAGGTACCGTTTCTTAAATCGATTTCCACCAATAAGGACCGTCAATAAACGGTAGTTACTTTTTTCTACTGTATCGGcattgcttataaatattacttagcgactgtttagttaaacaattattttgctCTTTCTATCACTACTGATTTCACATACGAAAGAAAACGACGCAGTATTGTTTAACAACTAATAAATGAATTGTCTGACTAATAAACAACGCTTGTAAATAAAGCCgttatacaatttatacagcatgataataaagaaaattaaatcatGTTGATGAAAATATCTGCTGGACTAGCCTTCTAAAGGAAAgtcttatacattttaaaatctttatacattttaaaagataaatttaatccTCGGCGTGCATCGTTTAgcagttattaataaaaattaaaagaaatccggataattttcatttcaattcatACTTCATTTTAAATGCTAACGAAGTGATTAAATGTTTCCACCTTTCTGAGAATTAATTATCCCCTTTCACTTATATTACTAGActaataagtgaaatattttatccGTTTTAAcgaggttagaacgcgtgattctaaACCGAGACTCGCGGGTTTaaatccgggtaagcaccactgaattttcatatggttaatttgttttttgtgcTAGACGGCGAAGTAAAAAATCGTGTGGAAACctggatgtgtctaatttcattgaaattctaccacacgtgtataccaacccgcattggaacagcttggtggaaaaagctcctaCCCTTGTCCTTAAAAAAAGAggagcccagctgtgggatattcagagactgttactttacactactttacttttattattatgtttattttaattatactaatagATAATTGAATCTATTTTTGTACATGATGAGCAATCATAGGAATGGAACGATCGCTCCGAGGCGATATCAATTATCTCTTATATTTGTTCGAGATACATCAATCttgattaaaacaatatactaactttactatacaaataaataaagttgaagTGTCGGTCggtgtttttaaaataactgcctgTTTTTAAGtcaatatggctatttgcgaattactaaaaccaaaataaccATGTTTATTTTAGACTATACCGTTGctatataagaaattaaatatttttattttatatttttctttcatatgttttattaaaataggccTTATGTACGCTAAAATGGaatttttttaaggattttcGTCACACATTAAATTCCACGCTGGCGTGCGTGCCGTGGGTTTTgctagttataaaattatacataattttacaaGTATATCTTTTAACGCGATAAGAGACAATCATCATTGTATAATTTTGGggctacttttatatattaggtGAACCGTTtgttcttgtaaaatgacgatacaATAgtgctgaaataaaatatataattatatagtctaCATATTGTATATCTACATAAAGGGAGCCATAAATTGTGCCTAAGCAACTACTGTTATcgctgtactgtactgtactacacCAACTCAATGGATGACAGCACTGTGCAACGTGAAGTTCATAATAGTCAACTTCAGTGATACACTGGTTGAATCTGATTCATTCGGAAAAGTGTTATGAAACAATGAACACCTAATTGTATTATCATAActtgctgtaataataaattattataagtgcaACTTGGTTTATATTCTGTAAAATCTAATACTACGTTCAACAGCACCAACTAGTCTACGTAGGCTGGACCCAGTACGTGTCGTCGTTCCTCCTATTTATAAGTCTTCCATAGGTTACCAGTTGCTGAAGGAACCAGGGAGTGTCATCCAcacttttatatgtatatgatgatAGTTCTCACAGAGAACATAGATTACTGTTTTTTATGAGAGCGCGTAAAGTATTGTCTGGTCAGTTCGGATATCGATGAGAAAAGAATAGTTCAACGCATatggcgctgtagtcgcgcgtaTAAGCAATAGGAACGTTTCTATTCGCTCTCtctattatgaatgaagaaaGTACTCAAGCTCATtcccaaaaaaaaagtttctaaaTATGTGTCTATCTTATAAATtgaaacgaaaaataattattaaatttgttgtaTAAATTCGGATAAGATATTAATAAGAAGCTTATTCCGGCTTGGAacaataatgaattttattgtttttttttttataaaatgaccaTGAATGAATTTTTGAATAAAGCGACATTCGATCGATTTTCTTTGATAGCAATACCAATAGTTTATCAAACcgaatagtttattaaaaaaagattctaAATGAGTATTAAATGTAGACTTATATCGtacaaaactgtattttttacatCTAATTGAAGTCCTATTATTattgatctttttttttcagccttttgccgtccactgctggacgaaagcctcccccatagaacgccaaccatcccgatcttgggcagtccgcatccatcccgaacctgccacctttttaaatcatcggcccatcttgtcacagggcgtcctacactacgtttgcctaagcgtggtctccactcttgtttttttatattcgccgggattcttcttttagcctcaataatatttaaattttacaaaatatattcacataatTTGTAACTCGGCggtaaagaataatataatcttttcgctttatttaaatttcttgtaAACTCCATAATCATAATTATCCATCAAAAGTTTGagctggatttttttttttgaaatatgatattccattttcaaaatccACGTAAACAAAATATCGAGTACAAACTCCCATCATTTAAAACTATGAACATTTAACATGATGAAtgcaaaattttcattttgCTGTAGAATGAATTTATACCagcgatataaataatacagcTACTGTTattcagaatattttattattatactttacataaaatagaattggaatttatatatgaatttaaataaattttcttcaataaaatttataatttcaacaacatgtaaattattatgtaagctTTTAACAAAGAATGTTTAAATATCACatgacaatatattatttttttgttactactataatttacaaacaagaaattcattaaaaataagaaagtcAGTTCTAAATAAGTATAAACCTAATATAAGTCACGAGCAGGGACTGAATCCGCGTTCGTGTACTGATTTGagaaatacttaattatttttaaagtaccaCAATTAGATTTTACAatacatcaattatttattagttaagttTCGAAACCTAtttgggtattttttttaatattataatatgtagacagactggcaaatacctgattgtaagtggtcaccatcataATGGTAAATGcgccaaccttgagaactatgctaagtctcttgtgcctgtagttacactggctggattctacaaactggaacacaacaatactagtattgctgtttgacggtacaATATATGATGAgaaggtggtacctacccaacatatgcacaaagccctaccaccactaccAACGAGTACTAATACTATTTGGTTGcagtttagtttaattataattttcgtaTCAGCATAAAGTTATgtgcaataaattatttctacactatgtataataaaatccaATGTCATGACTGACTCACTATCAATGCACAgccttttttaagttatatagttTGTTAAGCGGACACTTTTGTCTTATTGTAGGCACGCGCTAAGCTTAACTTAATCCAATTTGACCCTTTTAAAGTGCCATCTTATTTAGCACACTTAAACAAATGTCTGTTTAATCTAACCTCAACATACATGTCCTTgttgtctttaaatatatttttttaaatgaaacagaTAATCAAAACGAAACAATTtcattaaagattattttcttttttcattcACCTTTGTCAATTCAATGGTTCCTTGACAACGGTCTCGCATAACCTTTTTCAATGTAACTAAATCTTGTTATACCTCCGTCAGCTGCAATGTCAGATATAAACgggctttttaaattttatttaagtaagaaaGACGAACAAGTGGATCTTTTGACGGCAAGTGATAAATCGGCCATAGATACCAGCAATAATTCATCACAAATCACGGGATATAtgatcccttgtgcctgaagttacagtGCACACTCAACCTTAAAACCGAACCAcaccaatactaaatattactgtttggcggttgcATATGTGATcaatggatggtacctacccgaAAGGGCTTAGATAATGCCCTACAACCAAGTTAACATATATCACAATATAACCATCATCGCCTATATgaagaatatttaaaagataaatctaAGCGCCGAATTTATATCCTctgatttgttttaaatttggtACTCAGTGTAATCCCATTTCCAAGTTTTGTTGACGCTGTTGTCGTAGATGGGAGATATTGGAGGCTTCAAGGGCTCGTGTATCTgcgaaacaaattaatttattgtttttttttttcaattgcataattttttgtgtgattattagttttataaaataaaaattaaaaacatcaacatcttattttttattcaataaactgAGAAGTATTTAGCGATTGCAAGAAAGTCCATATTTACtttccaaaattaaattatataggaatatttgtatgtatcaaatataattaaattattatctatgaGTATCCTATCAAAAGTGCCCTATCAAgtaactaacttctaaatataataattataccgacccaggtttgaacccaggacatggAACCTTATAACTAGACAGTTTATGTATACGTTAATGACATTCATATTAGTTGTGTCGGTAATTTTACCTGAAGACTCTGTCTCGGCTCGTCTATCCCCCGAGGCTGCGGTACAAGGTTCAACGGCTCGTAGGCGTCAGACACCCCACTGTCAGGGGAATCCGGGGAGTCCATGGAATTGACGTAACCCTTAGGCCCCCTACTTTTGTGCACGCAATAATCGCCCGTGAATGGGTTTTGATAGGCAACTACAGTTCTGTAagaaatcaataatataaataattatttcggtTACCAAATATTTGATAAGAAACGTAACATTTGACATTGAAATTGAAACGATCGTGCCAGACTCAGATTTAGATGATAATATCTAATTCTGCAAACGTTTTATGAAAGATCATTTGACGGACACACAATTAACAAATTTTTCACTTTGAAAATGTTCTGAATATTAAATCTCATGAATTGTTTTTTCATGTTCTAAACGAACCTTATTGTTtgtcgaaatatatttaatgaaacaaaaattagtCTAGTAattagtcaaataaattattaagataaaatataattcataattttgcCAAAAGCGGTTTGgaaaatgataatttgtttattattatatgctagGACACCATTAATTTCCATTccaaacagccgagatggcccagtggtaagaacgcgtgaatcttaaccgatgatcgtgggttcaaacccgggcaagcaccactgaattttcatgtgcttaattcgtgattataattcatcttgtgctttaaggtgaaataaaacatcgcgaggaaacctgcatgtgtctaatttcactgaaattctgccacatgtgtattccaccgaaaAGAAttgccgcattggagcaatcATCTCCTCCAAAACAGAGAGGatgcctaagcccagcagtggaacattcacaggctgttactccaTTCATTTACTTATCAATGATAGcccttttattttgtaaaaaaactggtctgtaaaataaaacaacttatttatctttatattaattttaaaacaaggaATATACCGTCTTTGGGTTTCCAATTTCTATAAGGAAATAACTTGTCTTTAGTAGTTCATTTACTCGTctagttattttctaaatatcatTGCTTTTGTAGGAAACGAGATAGACCAGAGTTTAGAACACGGAAACCTTAACTGAAAATTGCGGCCAAACGGGGCAAGCACGATTGAGTCTTCATGCTtagtttgtgcttataattaaactCGTACTCGGCGGTGAAGAGAAACAGCTTGCAACACATACGTGTATATTTGCTATACACAAAACCACTTTAAAGCAGAATTACTTTTCTCTGCTTTTATAGAAAGATAGCATTATCTTttccaacaaaatatattatggtcCTATCGAAAATTCTAATTTTACATCATACTGTCacactataagaaataaaagtcAACATTAATGCGCCGAAAAAAACTAGAGCAATTAGACGACGCATCCTTATGTATTGTTTGACTTGCTTTTCCGCCGGATTGATGATGACGTCATTCAAATCACTTtatatgacaataaaataaacaaacaatcgaatcttttaattgataataatttattcaataaacatttaaactataacacaattaatttatgtaattgatatttgattttaaataaaatataataaaaagcaatattttcagtaatattatttttattatctattgtttcagttaaattattaaatatctaacCTTAGCTGTTCATTGACCTCTCCCTCCTTTTTGTGTGAGAAAAGGACTTTGGTTGGTCGCAACAATATAGCAAcctgaaaacatttatttaatttaatatatgtaatatgttcTGACTTCATAGaacatacatatgtacctaCGCAAAAAATTTGCAAAACAAAATTACGTATCAATATGATACGTGAGCAATTCAGTTAAACACTGAAAGTGGCAGTTTAAAAATTGTGTTATGATCAGGCGgcgctttaattatttaagaacctcctctcctctttttgaggagaaggtttggagcttattccaccacgctgctccaatgcgggttggtggaatacacatgtggcagaatttcagtgaaattagacacatgcaggtttcctcacgatgttttccttcaccgtaaagcacgagatgaattataatcacaaattaagcacatgaaaattcagtggtgcttgcccgggtttgaacccacgatcatcggttaagattcacgcgttcttaccactgggccatctcggctactagGGATGGGTGGATTCATATATTTCGACTTGTTTTTGTGAAagtgtaatgtaaaaaaaaaacaaatgacatcGCCGTCAATATTCTACGTAACGGTTTATAAGCAATGGGCTTGTccaatgtatttcatttatgttTAGAATTCATTTCGTGTTCACAGTTAAAGgatgacattgtaagaaattgcATGTATCGTTGAAAACGTTAAAGAAGCAAAGAGAGATGACACAGTTTGTACGAAAATTTGTTAGTAAAGTATTTTAtgtgaagttttattaaacattttaaatatattttaaatacgttaCGTGCCTTATTTCTCACAAGAGTTTAAAGAATAGCA
This region includes:
- the LOC126775266 gene encoding uncharacterized protein LOC126775266 codes for the protein MIIIYIDIILLAILLLLLLFTCGYCWYRVHSLQRSGQVAILLRPTKVLFSHKKEGEVNEQLRTVVAYQNPFTGDYCVHKSRGPKGYVNSMDSPDSPDSGVSDAYEPLNLVPQPRGIDEPRQSLQIHEPLKPPISPIYDNSVNKTWKWDYTEYQI